The Mucilaginibacter mallensis genome has a segment encoding these proteins:
- a CDS encoding LuxE/PaaK family acyltransferase: MNLTKEQVFSINSDEQFSNVAMQVFRHQATACVVYREFIEGMRIDVKGVQHVDDIPFLPIEFFKSHTIVSNNDAIQVTFTSSGTTGMITSRHPVTDVSWYEASFRKAFELFYGDIKNYTVLALLPSYLEREGSSLIYMAEDLIKQSNNSDSGFFLYNHDELYHQLKKQQQNKRPTLLIGVTFALLDFVEQYQINFPELIVMETGGMKGKRKEMIREELHEQLCKGFGVDAIHSEYGMTELLSQAYSTGSGIFNCPPWMCIITRDTNDPVTLIKDDKAGGINIIDLANINSCSFLATQDLGKVYTDGSFEVLGRFDNADIRGCNLLIA; the protein is encoded by the coding sequence ATGAATTTGACTAAAGAGCAAGTATTTTCTATTAACAGCGACGAACAGTTTAGCAATGTTGCCATGCAAGTGTTCAGGCATCAGGCTACAGCATGTGTTGTTTACCGCGAGTTTATTGAGGGGATGAGGATTGATGTTAAGGGTGTTCAGCACGTTGATGATATTCCTTTTCTGCCTATTGAGTTCTTTAAATCGCATACCATAGTAAGCAATAATGATGCGATACAGGTTACATTTACCAGCTCGGGTACAACGGGCATGATTACCAGCCGGCACCCGGTTACTGATGTAAGCTGGTATGAAGCCAGTTTCCGCAAGGCGTTCGAGTTGTTTTATGGCGATATTAAAAACTATACCGTACTGGCCCTGCTGCCCTCCTACCTGGAACGTGAAGGCTCATCGCTCATTTATATGGCCGAAGACCTGATCAAGCAATCAAACAACTCCGATAGCGGTTTCTTTTTGTATAATCATGATGAGCTTTATCATCAGCTTAAAAAACAGCAGCAAAATAAAAGGCCCACCTTATTAATTGGCGTAACCTTTGCTTTGCTCGATTTTGTTGAACAATATCAAATCAACTTTCCCGAACTAATAGTAATGGAAACCGGCGGCATGAAGGGCAAACGCAAAGAAATGATCCGTGAAGAACTGCACGAGCAACTATGCAAAGGCTTTGGCGTTGATGCTATCCATTCCGAATACGGCATGACGGAGCTTTTATCGCAAGCTTACTCCACGGGCAGCGGCATATTCAACTGCCCGCCATGGATGTGCATCATCACCCGCGATACTAACGACCCGGTTACTCTGATTAAGGATGATAAGGCAGGTGGCATCAATATCATCGATCTTGCGAATATCAACTCATGCTCGTTCCTGGCCACACAGGACCTGGGTAAAGTTTATACCGATGGCTCGTTTGAGGTATTGGGGAGGTTTGATAATGCCGATATCCGTGGCTGTAATTTACTGATCGCGTAA
- a CDS encoding TIGR01212 family radical SAM protein (This family includes YhcC from E. coli K-12, an uncharacterized radical SAM protein.) — translation MQSLESTIQTSPWEKGYNNYGPYLKQKYPGQRVFKVIVDGGFTCPNRDGSKGYGGCTYCNVDSFTPSPTRSNPTIKEQVIAGVDRARRGNKADKFIIYFQPNTNTYAPTHYLKAMYDEALSYYTEDIVGLSVGTRPDCIDPEKIALLESYTDRFDVDIEMGMESIYNDTLAQINRGCDHDDLLKALKMLENSKLDVCVHTIFGFPWESHNQMLAYAYEINRHPQIKFTKLHHLHIVEGSVMGVKYKRQPFKLFSLEEYADFLCDFLPLLRPDVIIQRLFGLSDLDLLIAPNWQLKKSEIQYYIDQKILERGVVQGSKYQPL, via the coding sequence ATGCAATCATTGGAATCAACAATACAGACATCACCATGGGAAAAAGGCTATAATAACTATGGCCCGTACCTTAAGCAAAAATACCCTGGTCAGCGGGTGTTTAAGGTAATTGTTGATGGTGGTTTTACCTGCCCCAACCGCGATGGCTCAAAAGGCTACGGCGGTTGCACCTATTGTAATGTTGATTCATTTACACCATCGCCAACCCGCAGTAACCCCACTATAAAGGAACAGGTGATAGCAGGTGTGGATCGCGCCCGCAGAGGCAATAAGGCCGATAAATTCATTATCTATTTTCAGCCCAATACCAACACCTACGCCCCAACACATTACCTGAAGGCCATGTATGACGAGGCCTTAAGCTATTATACAGAGGATATTGTAGGCCTGTCGGTAGGTACGCGCCCCGATTGTATCGACCCGGAAAAAATTGCCCTTTTAGAAAGCTATACCGACCGTTTTGATGTGGATATTGAAATGGGTATGGAATCTATCTATAACGATACCCTGGCGCAGATAAACCGCGGCTGTGACCATGATGACCTGCTGAAAGCATTAAAAATGTTAGAGAACAGCAAGCTTGATGTCTGCGTTCATACTATATTCGGTTTCCCCTGGGAGAGCCACAATCAAATGCTCGCTTATGCGTATGAGATTAACCGTCACCCGCAAATAAAATTCACCAAGCTGCATCATTTACATATTGTTGAAGGCAGCGTAATGGGTGTAAAATACAAACGCCAGCCATTTAAGCTCTTCAGTCTGGAAGAGTATGCTGATTTCCTGTGCGATTTTCTGCCATTACTGCGCCCTGATGTCATCATCCAGCGTTTATTTGGCCTGAGTGATCTTGACTTGCTGATAGCCCCCAACTGGCAGCTTAAAAAGTCTGAGATCCAGTATTATATTGATCAAAAAATATTGGAAAGAGGTGTGGTGCAGGGGAGTAAGTATCAACCATTGTGA
- a CDS encoding PH domain-containing protein, with the protein MIENFLKDEQDPKAVEKIYLRLVDLLTTGEEILYIAVQKKPLVNLLPDCIALTNKRVLFFTPANLGLSIKFVDFVWKDIIDVYTKEEIIGAIFSVKTTNGAEMGVDYLPKVQARKLYQYAQDRKESEREARRLRDLEEKRAESGAVQFETPAVAAYQPVAQQAPVAAPAPAPIVHDEPVVVTPKPDELTEKLKKLRSLFDNGLISQEEYNAKKLELLSDL; encoded by the coding sequence ATGATCGAGAATTTTTTGAAAGACGAGCAGGACCCAAAAGCAGTTGAGAAAATTTACCTGCGTTTAGTCGACCTGCTTACTACCGGCGAAGAGATATTATACATAGCAGTTCAAAAAAAACCACTGGTAAATTTATTGCCCGATTGTATAGCGCTTACCAACAAACGCGTATTGTTTTTTACGCCTGCAAATCTGGGCCTATCCATAAAATTTGTTGATTTTGTGTGGAAGGATATAATTGACGTATATACCAAGGAAGAGATCATAGGCGCTATTTTCAGCGTAAAAACAACAAACGGTGCAGAAATGGGTGTTGATTACCTGCCAAAGGTACAGGCCCGCAAATTATACCAATACGCACAGGATCGTAAGGAATCAGAGCGTGAAGCCCGCCGCCTGCGCGATCTGGAAGAAAAACGTGCAGAATCAGGCGCGGTACAGTTTGAAACACCTGCTGTAGCCGCCTATCAGCCAGTAGCACAACAAGCACCTGTAGCTGCTCCGGCACCAGCGCCTATAGTACACGACGAACCCGTTGTAGTAACACCAAAGCCTGATGAGCTAACCGAAAAGCTAAAAAAATTAAGGAGTCTGTTTGATAACGGCCTCATCTCGCAGGAAGAGTATAACGCTAAGAAACTGGAACTACTGAGCGACTTATAG
- a CDS encoding lipocalin family protein, producing the protein MNKILLVALAAIALFMGCSKKNNPSPSASLEGKWYITTDTAKVYTNNVLTQQDPESFDHSDYVQFNSNGTGIQLSGDASSNFTYSVKGNSVTLNYPKQTIDNTTIDAFSKTATFKATSSALYIYIEDTETDGSTTYRYTEATYFTNK; encoded by the coding sequence ATGAATAAAATTTTACTTGTAGCCCTGGCGGCAATTGCACTATTTATGGGTTGTTCAAAAAAGAATAATCCCTCACCCTCAGCATCTTTGGAAGGTAAATGGTATATTACTACCGATACTGCTAAAGTATACACTAATAATGTATTAACTCAACAGGATCCTGAAAGCTTTGATCATAGTGATTATGTTCAGTTCAACTCAAATGGCACCGGCATTCAGCTATCAGGGGATGCTTCATCAAATTTTACCTATTCAGTTAAAGGCAATAGCGTAACACTTAATTATCCGAAGCAAACAATTGACAATACTACTATTGATGCATTTTCAAAAACTGCAACGTTTAAAGCAACATCCAGCGCCCTATATATTTATATTGAGGATACTGAAACTGATGGTAGTACAACTTACCGCTACACTGAAGCAACTTATTTTACAAATAAATAG
- a CDS encoding lipid-binding SYLF domain-containing protein — protein MKTLKILGIPLLLSLFIVFASATDVSKETERVNKATEVLKTFRGMKESIPHELIATYKGIVIIPGLINASFGIGGKRGKGIAIVRLPNGKWSDPVFITLTGGSVGFQAGVQSIDLVLVFRHSGALTKVKNGDFTIGGDVSAAAGPVGRSTSANTDYKLEAEVYSYSRSRGLFAGISINGSNLSIDKSADANFYGPAFTSQDLFAYGKSKNESIVALKTTLAGM, from the coding sequence ATGAAAACATTAAAAATTTTAGGAATCCCACTCTTGCTGAGCTTATTCATCGTATTTGCGTCAGCAACTGATGTTAGTAAAGAAACAGAAAGGGTAAATAAAGCAACGGAGGTATTAAAAACCTTTCGCGGTATGAAAGAGAGCATCCCGCATGAGCTGATCGCAACATACAAAGGTATTGTCATTATCCCCGGCCTGATAAACGCCAGTTTTGGTATCGGCGGTAAGCGCGGTAAGGGCATTGCCATAGTGCGTTTGCCAAACGGCAAATGGAGCGATCCGGTATTTATCACCCTAACCGGTGGCAGTGTAGGTTTCCAGGCAGGCGTCCAATCTATCGACCTGGTGTTGGTATTTCGCCACAGCGGTGCGCTTACCAAAGTTAAAAATGGCGATTTTACCATTGGTGGTGATGTATCAGCAGCAGCTGGTCCGGTTGGCCGCAGTACCTCAGCTAATACGGATTATAAACTGGAGGCCGAAGTTTATTCCTATTCACGGAGCCGCGGTTTGTTTGCCGGTATAAGTATTAATGGCTCAAACCTGAGTATTGATAAAAGCGCCGATGCCAATTTTTATGGCCCCGCCTTTACCTCACAGGATCTGTTTGCTTATGGCAAAAGCAAAAATGAAAGCATAGTTGCATTAAAAACTACGCTGGCTGGTATGTAA
- a CDS encoding acyltransferase family protein has product MSQKTVSNYIPALTGVRAMAAYLVFISHYSYIFDGIFPPLVLRFLGEFHIGVSLFFVLSGFLITYRYYNNFHLTGAWFRQYLKNRVARIYPMYFLLTLGAFVYFYFSNDQAITKGYPHPIGLLLMNLTFIRGFFYQFWNTGIAQGWSLTVEECFYFSAPVIFLIAKRHGKFYLQPVILTAFGVVMVLIFRHINWHGFFGNFTFVMLFTFFGRCFEFFVGVQLARYVLNKGFTRTNKFNFTYAGFVLIFVCVLVMAFQPIPAGWAAGLESPVGIITNNYFLCVAVALFYYGLLTETTRFKSFLAMPFIELLGKSSYIFYLIHLGYMANLINGTFDKLNDDVFALYDKWGLEWHSPFEYDWLNLFYAFVILNIIAVTLFKLVEEPLNHYIRRSDFLIKNKVRNPENSSEKIA; this is encoded by the coding sequence TTGTCGCAGAAAACAGTATCCAACTATATTCCCGCTTTAACAGGTGTACGTGCCATGGCCGCTTATCTGGTGTTCATATCGCATTACAGCTACATTTTTGATGGTATTTTTCCGCCGCTTGTACTGCGTTTCCTGGGAGAGTTTCATATTGGGGTATCATTGTTCTTTGTCCTGTCGGGGTTTTTAATAACTTATCGGTATTACAATAACTTTCATTTAACGGGGGCATGGTTCAGGCAATACCTTAAAAACCGTGTGGCACGTATCTACCCCATGTACTTTTTGCTTACGCTAGGCGCCTTTGTATATTTTTATTTTAGTAATGATCAGGCCATCACCAAGGGGTACCCGCACCCGATTGGATTGCTGCTCATGAATCTTACGTTTATACGCGGTTTCTTTTACCAGTTTTGGAATACGGGAATTGCGCAGGGCTGGTCGCTCACGGTAGAGGAGTGCTTTTACTTTTCAGCACCTGTTATATTCCTCATCGCCAAAAGGCATGGCAAGTTTTATTTGCAGCCGGTAATATTAACGGCATTTGGGGTAGTGATGGTGCTTATCTTCAGGCATATTAACTGGCATGGCTTCTTCGGCAACTTTACTTTTGTAATGCTGTTCACTTTTTTTGGGCGATGCTTCGAATTTTTTGTAGGGGTTCAGCTGGCGCGATATGTGCTTAATAAAGGCTTTACCCGAACCAATAAGTTTAATTTTACCTATGCAGGCTTTGTGCTGATATTTGTTTGTGTGCTGGTGATGGCATTTCAGCCTATACCGGCAGGATGGGCGGCAGGGTTGGAGAGCCCGGTGGGGATCATCACCAATAACTACTTCTTATGTGTGGCAGTGGCGCTATTTTATTATGGTCTGTTGACCGAAACTACCCGGTTCAAAAGCTTTTTAGCTATGCCTTTTATTGAGTTACTGGGCAAAAGCTCCTATATATTTTACCTGATACACCTGGGCTATATGGCCAACCTGATTAATGGCACTTTTGATAAACTTAATGATGATGTGTTTGCGCTGTATGATAAATGGGGGCTGGAGTGGCATTCGCCATTTGAGTACGACTGGCTTAACCTGTTTTATGCTTTTGTTATACTGAATATTATAGCAGTAACTTTATTTAAGCTGGTTGAGGAGCCCTTAAATCATTATATCCGTAGGTCGGATTTCCTGATCAAAAATAAAGTCCGGAATCCTGAAAATAGTTCAGAGAAGATCGCGTAG
- a CDS encoding RES family NAD+ phosphorylase gives MTLFRLTKEAYADDLSGTGARLYGGRWNSKGKATIYMASSQSLALLEVLVHLPALIEPKNYYLVSIEVPDTSIVQLAAKDLPANWNAMQPPTVLKKIGDDFLAANKYLLLKVPSAIVPAEYNYLLNIQHPDMKKVKVISKELFTFDKRLV, from the coding sequence ATGACACTATTCCGCCTTACAAAAGAAGCTTATGCCGATGATTTGAGCGGAACAGGTGCCCGCTTGTATGGAGGCCGGTGGAATAGTAAAGGCAAAGCGACCATTTACATGGCATCGTCACAGTCGTTGGCTTTGCTTGAGGTGCTGGTACATCTGCCGGCATTAATAGAACCTAAAAACTATTATTTGGTATCAATTGAAGTGCCTGATACCAGCATTGTACAGCTAGCAGCTAAAGATCTGCCCGCTAACTGGAATGCTATGCAGCCGCCTACGGTATTAAAAAAGATAGGTGACGATTTCCTGGCTGCCAACAAATACCTGTTATTAAAAGTACCATCGGCAATAGTGCCTGCAGAATATAACTACCTGCTCAATATTCAGCACCCTGATATGAAGAAAGTGAAAGTGATCAGCAAGGAACTGTTTACTTTTGATAAAAGGTTGGTCTGA
- a CDS encoding penicillin acylase family protein produces the protein MRFLKAFLSVVATLVFIWALQTKFGSIPPLGKFLNPATGFWQNAESKHITVNQTLKLPGLLDKVTISYDEHMIPHIFAKNDHDLYYAQGYITAHDRLWQMDIQTRSASGRLAEIVGPGALAHDRYERRMGMVYGAENTISEMMKDPEIKQVITAYTEGVNTYVHQLTIRDYPIEFKLLDYKPEELKPINCAFLLKLMSETLTGGSDQFAMTNNLKHFGVNAVNDLFPDQHFNNEPIIPAGTKWDFKPLPVPKPSKAFEAQMTAGIQPRQKIDGIGSNNWAVNGSKTASGYPILANDPHLTLSFPSIWYQIQLTSPSVNVNGVSLPGAPCIVIGYNQKVSWGVTNVGADVLDWYQIKFKDKSKDEYWYNNRWNKVTRRIEAIKIRGEQTEYDTVIYTHHGPVVYETIAKKDTGVSYNRNVPVGDALRWIAHDTSDDIKTFYLLNHAKNYTDYRAALTYFTAPAQNFIFASVDNDIAITPNGKFPLKYKDQGKFILDGSDPANDWQGWIPASQNPTVKNPSRGFVSSANQSATDASYPYYINWQFGSYYRGKRINDRLTAMHGATVDSMRLMQMDNYSILAQDVLPTMIKYLDPTKMDAAQLKAVELLKKWDKRYDANAIGATVFDAWWQHFYNLIWADKFYIKGEYFQPPYNDRTERLLLTEPNSKWFDNAKTQATETCTDVVNRAFYDAIDELTTKNGPQGEKWEWGYIKQTYISHTASLPGFGTGNFVAGGTSGVINALKGDNGPSWRMVVQLGPQVKGYGILPTGESGNPGSYYYDDMLPIWKSGQLSELLFMQKPGDGKGRIKKTVVLEKKD, from the coding sequence ATGAGATTTCTAAAAGCCTTTTTATCTGTTGTTGCAACATTGGTTTTTATTTGGGCATTACAAACAAAATTTGGCAGCATACCACCGCTGGGCAAATTCTTAAACCCAGCTACAGGTTTTTGGCAAAATGCGGAGAGTAAGCACATCACTGTTAATCAAACTTTAAAACTTCCCGGGCTGCTTGATAAGGTGACCATCAGCTATGATGAGCACATGATACCGCACATCTTCGCTAAAAATGATCATGACTTATATTACGCGCAAGGCTATATCACTGCACATGACAGGTTATGGCAAATGGATATTCAAACCCGCAGCGCATCGGGCAGATTGGCCGAAATAGTGGGCCCCGGAGCTTTGGCGCATGATCGTTATGAACGCCGCATGGGCATGGTTTACGGTGCTGAAAACACCATCAGTGAGATGATGAAGGACCCGGAAATTAAACAGGTGATCACCGCTTATACTGAAGGCGTTAATACTTATGTTCACCAGCTTACCATTCGTGATTATCCTATCGAATTTAAATTATTGGATTATAAACCAGAGGAACTTAAACCCATTAACTGCGCCTTTTTGCTAAAGCTGATGTCGGAAACATTGACCGGTGGCTCAGACCAGTTTGCCATGACTAATAACCTAAAGCATTTTGGCGTAAATGCGGTGAACGATCTTTTCCCCGATCAGCATTTTAATAATGAACCTATCATTCCGGCAGGAACAAAATGGGATTTTAAACCGCTGCCTGTACCTAAGCCATCAAAAGCTTTTGAGGCACAGATGACGGCCGGCATACAGCCACGACAAAAGATAGATGGCATCGGCAGTAATAACTGGGCAGTAAATGGCAGTAAAACAGCCAGCGGCTATCCCATTTTAGCTAATGACCCTCACCTTACATTAAGTTTTCCATCTATATGGTACCAGATACAATTAACATCGCCGTCAGTAAATGTTAATGGGGTATCGTTGCCGGGTGCGCCTTGTATAGTTATAGGTTATAACCAAAAAGTTAGCTGGGGTGTTACCAATGTGGGTGCCGATGTACTGGATTGGTACCAGATAAAATTTAAGGATAAATCCAAAGATGAATACTGGTACAACAACCGCTGGAATAAGGTAACACGCCGTATTGAGGCAATAAAAATACGGGGTGAGCAAACTGAATATGATACGGTAATATATACCCATCATGGGCCGGTGGTTTATGAAACCATTGCAAAAAAAGATACGGGAGTTAGTTATAACAGGAATGTGCCTGTAGGTGATGCTTTACGATGGATAGCACATGATACATCAGATGATATCAAAACCTTTTACTTGCTTAATCACGCAAAAAATTATACCGATTACAGGGCTGCGCTTACCTATTTTACTGCGCCTGCACAAAACTTTATTTTCGCGAGTGTGGATAACGATATTGCCATAACACCTAACGGTAAATTCCCCTTGAAATATAAGGATCAGGGTAAATTTATTTTGGATGGCAGCGATCCGGCCAACGACTGGCAAGGCTGGATCCCCGCCAGTCAGAACCCGACGGTAAAGAACCCGTCGCGCGGTTTTGTGAGTTCAGCAAATCAATCTGCAACCGATGCCTCCTATCCTTATTATATTAACTGGCAATTTGGCTCGTACTATCGCGGTAAGCGCATTAATGACCGGCTTACTGCTATGCACGGCGCTACAGTAGACAGTATGCGCCTGATGCAGATGGATAATTACAGTATTTTGGCGCAGGATGTTTTGCCAACCATGATCAAATATCTCGATCCCACAAAAATGGATGCCGCGCAGCTAAAAGCGGTAGAGTTGCTTAAAAAATGGGATAAACGTTATGATGCAAACGCCATAGGTGCTACTGTTTTTGACGCCTGGTGGCAGCATTTTTATAATTTAATCTGGGCCGATAAATTTTACATAAAAGGCGAATATTTTCAGCCCCCTTATAATGATCGCACTGAAAGGCTGCTGCTTACCGAGCCTAATTCCAAATGGTTTGATAACGCCAAAACACAAGCTACCGAAACATGTACTGATGTTGTTAACCGCGCATTTTATGATGCTATTGATGAGCTGACAACAAAAAATGGCCCGCAGGGTGAGAAATGGGAATGGGGATATATCAAACAAACCTATATTAGCCATACAGCTAGCTTACCAGGATTTGGTACTGGAAATTTTGTAGCAGGTGGTACCAGTGGAGTTATCAATGCACTCAAGGGAGATAATGGGCCATCATGGAGAATGGTAGTGCAGTTGGGGCCACAGGTAAAAGGGTATGGCATATTACCAACAGGTGAGTCGGGTAACCCGGGAAGTTATTATTATGACGATATGCTACCCATTTGGAAAAGTGGCCAGCTAAGTGAACTGCTGTTTATGCAAAAACCGGGCGATGGTAAGGGAAGAATTAAAAAAACGGTTGTACTTGAGAAAAAAGATTAG
- a CDS encoding inorganic phosphate transporter, whose product MLHVLNAITLPLIGDVNLSTSLLIVFMICLLAVVGFEFVNGFHDTANAVATVIYTKALKPVYAIPWSGTFNFLGVFLGGVAVAMGILKLLPLDELMKLPVSVGACMVLAVLIASIVWNLGTWYLGIPCSSSHTLIGAMIGASIAFTWYYGGAGVNWDKAKEIGLSLILSPLIGFGAAAGLMYLLIHVIKWKALFHIPKGENDTPPIVIRLLLITTCTLVSFFHGSNDGQKGVGLLMLILIAFVPAKFAVNHAIPNDKILLSLNNTEQVLSRTTATGASQALILTTDSAIEKAKTQLADKVDTVKTYKFRKEIKAVSKGITAILSSKDIKLVDQDRATITAASKQITGITDFAPIWVIATISISLGIGTMVGWKRIVVTIGEKIGNEHLNYAQGASSELVAAATIGLSSSFGLPVSTTHVLSSGIAGSMMASGGKGNLNSKTLKNIALAWILTLPVAIILALLLFMFFHLFI is encoded by the coding sequence ATGCTCCATGTATTAAATGCAATTACTTTACCTCTCATTGGTGACGTCAATTTAAGTACTTCGCTGCTTATTGTTTTCATGATCTGTTTACTGGCAGTGGTAGGCTTTGAATTTGTTAACGGTTTTCATGATACCGCTAACGCCGTAGCGACAGTAATCTACACAAAAGCATTAAAACCGGTTTATGCTATCCCGTGGTCGGGCACATTTAACTTCCTTGGTGTGTTCCTGGGTGGTGTGGCTGTAGCTATGGGTATACTTAAGCTGTTACCGCTTGATGAGCTCATGAAACTGCCCGTTAGCGTAGGTGCCTGTATGGTACTGGCCGTGTTAATCGCTTCTATTGTTTGGAATTTAGGCACATGGTATTTGGGTATCCCGTGTTCAAGCTCACATACATTGATTGGTGCCATGATCGGCGCCAGTATCGCGTTTACTTGGTACTATGGTGGCGCAGGTGTAAACTGGGATAAGGCAAAAGAGATAGGTTTATCATTAATTTTATCACCCCTTATCGGCTTTGGTGCTGCAGCGGGCTTAATGTACCTGCTTATCCACGTTATAAAATGGAAAGCGTTATTTCACATCCCGAAAGGTGAAAATGATACGCCGCCGATAGTGATTCGTTTATTGCTGATCACTACCTGTACGCTGGTAAGCTTTTTCCATGGCAGTAACGACGGACAAAAAGGTGTAGGCTTATTAATGCTGATCCTGATCGCATTTGTACCTGCAAAATTCGCGGTTAACCACGCTATACCGAACGATAAAATATTGCTATCATTAAACAATACCGAACAGGTATTGAGCAGAACAACAGCAACCGGAGCATCACAAGCTTTAATATTAACTACCGATTCAGCTATTGAAAAAGCCAAAACACAGTTGGCAGACAAGGTTGATACCGTTAAGACCTACAAATTCCGTAAGGAAATTAAAGCTGTTAGTAAAGGTATTACAGCTATATTAAGCTCAAAGGATATAAAACTGGTGGATCAGGACAGAGCAACAATTACCGCTGCATCCAAACAAATTACCGGTATTACTGATTTTGCACCGATATGGGTTATTGCCACTATATCTATTTCACTGGGTATTGGCACCATGGTAGGCTGGAAACGTATTGTTGTAACTATTGGCGAAAAAATAGGTAATGAGCACTTAAATTATGCCCAGGGTGCATCGTCTGAATTAGTTGCTGCCGCGACTATAGGCTTAAGTTCAAGCTTTGGTTTGCCGGTGAGTACTACGCACGTACTATCAAGCGGTATTGCTGGTTCTATGATGGCATCGGGTGGTAAAGGTAACCTGAACAGTAAAACATTGAAAAATATAGCTTTAGCATGGATATTAACTTTGCCGGTAGCTATAATTTTAGCACTTTTATTATTTATGTTCTTCCATTTATTTATATAA
- a CDS encoding universal stress protein, translating to MKQILVASDFSSAAGNAMEYAMSLAKVLEMEVCVIHAIGPTEGVNNNTYAAIFIDDYYNNKRQALKEWAAKYSDKDEYKDIEVNTVCGVGFLKSVIGKYIDEHHVEILVMGITGATGITGIVGSNVSAVVSVVKIPTLIIPLESKFANEPTITLATDYETRLSAHDVNALNEMVSALGSEKMQVLYVAEKADIKRIEAEESRLRSLIKNTELEFNYLNNSRPLNGIMEFVEKNDTDILCLVKHHHNIVYRLFNRSTVNQVMNKSVKAILVLHE from the coding sequence ATGAAACAAATATTGGTTGCAAGTGATTTTTCGAGTGCCGCAGGCAACGCTATGGAATATGCCATGAGCTTAGCTAAAGTATTAGAGATGGAAGTATGTGTAATACATGCCATAGGCCCAACAGAAGGGGTTAACAACAATACTTACGCTGCTATTTTTATTGATGATTACTATAATAATAAAAGACAAGCCCTTAAAGAATGGGCCGCGAAATATTCAGATAAGGACGAATACAAGGATATCGAAGTAAACACCGTTTGCGGTGTAGGATTCCTTAAAAGTGTTATAGGTAAATATATTGATGAGCACCATGTAGAAATACTGGTTATGGGGATCACCGGGGCTACCGGCATTACAGGTATTGTTGGCAGTAACGTAAGTGCAGTAGTTTCTGTAGTTAAAATTCCTACATTGATCATTCCGCTGGAAAGTAAATTCGCCAACGAACCTACCATCACTCTTGCCACAGATTACGAAACCAGGTTATCGGCACATGATGTAAATGCGCTGAATGAAATGGTGAGCGCCTTAGGTTCTGAAAAAATGCAGGTACTGTATGTTGCTGAAAAAGCCGACATCAAACGTATTGAAGCTGAAGAAAGCAGGCTCAGATCATTAATAAAAAACACCGAACTGGAGTTTAATTACCTCAATAACAGTCGCCCGTTGAATGGCATAATGGAATTTGTTGAAAAGAACGATACAGATATCCTTTGCCTGGTAAAACATCATCATAATATTGTTTACCGCCTGTTTAACCGCAGCACTGTAAACCAGGTGATGAATAAATCAGTAAAGGCGATATTGGTATTGCATGAGTAA